A genomic segment from Neobacillus sp. YX16 encodes:
- the lgt gene encoding prolipoprotein diacylglyceryl transferase — protein sequence MNSTIQPLDPIAFSLGPISVHWYGLIIGSGLALALFLAIREGDKRGLPKDTFADLMLWAIPIAILSARLYYVIFEWGYYSQHPGQIIQIWNGGIAIHGALIGSVVTAYVFAKKRGISFWKIADIAAPSIILGQAIGRWGNFMNQEAHGGEVTRTFLENLQLPEFIINQMYINGAYYHPTFLYESIWNIVGFAILIMLRRVNLRRGELFLTYVIWYSVGRFFIEGLRTDSLMLGGLRMAQSISIALIIGAVLILIYRRKKNLAKDRYLDKNNQALTH from the coding sequence ATGAATTCAACTATACAGCCGCTTGACCCAATCGCATTTTCCTTAGGACCGATTTCAGTACATTGGTATGGTCTTATTATTGGATCCGGTTTAGCATTGGCACTTTTTCTTGCTATTAGAGAAGGCGATAAGCGGGGACTTCCAAAGGATACCTTTGCAGACTTAATGCTTTGGGCAATCCCTATTGCCATCCTTTCTGCACGATTATATTATGTTATTTTTGAATGGGGCTATTATTCACAGCATCCAGGTCAAATCATTCAGATTTGGAATGGCGGCATTGCTATCCATGGAGCACTAATTGGTTCCGTTGTAACAGCCTATGTTTTTGCTAAAAAACGTGGGATTTCGTTTTGGAAAATTGCCGATATTGCTGCACCAAGTATTATTTTAGGTCAAGCCATCGGCCGGTGGGGAAATTTCATGAATCAGGAAGCACACGGAGGTGAAGTCACTAGGACTTTCCTCGAAAACCTCCAGCTGCCTGAATTTATCATTAATCAAATGTATATTAATGGTGCCTATTATCACCCGACCTTCTTATATGAGTCTATTTGGAATATCGTTGGATTTGCTATCTTAATAATGCTTAGACGTGTGAACCTTCGCCGCGGGGAGCTATTTCTAACTTATGTAATTTGGTATTCTGTTGGTCGTTTCTTCATAGAAGGCTTAAGAACAGATAGTTTAATGCTAGGCGGACTGAGGATGGCACAATCCATCTCAATCGCTTTAATTATAGGTGCTGTATTAATCCTGATTTACCGTAGAAAGAAGAATCTAGCAAAAGACAGATACTTAGACAAAAACAATCAAGCTTTAACGCACTAA
- a CDS encoding acyltransferase, with translation MRNTTRYPVEGANSLWHVYKTVPFWKVVKNFMVIQLARYTPFLGMKNWLYRTFLGLRVGDQTSFALMVMLDVMFPEKISVGRNTVIGYNTTILAHEYLIKEYRLGPVDIGSEVMIGANSTILPGVRIGDGAIVSAGTLVHKDVPAGAFVGGNPMRIIYSKEEMEKRWAEDPIYGKKNNE, from the coding sequence ATGAGGAACACCACCCGCTACCCTGTTGAAGGGGCAAACTCCTTGTGGCATGTCTATAAAACCGTTCCATTCTGGAAAGTTGTGAAAAATTTCATGGTGATCCAACTTGCCCGTTACACCCCATTTCTAGGGATGAAGAATTGGCTTTATCGTACTTTCTTAGGACTGAGGGTGGGAGATCAGACTTCCTTCGCCTTAATGGTCATGCTTGATGTAATGTTTCCTGAGAAAATCAGTGTCGGACGAAACACGGTTATTGGATACAATACAACCATACTTGCTCATGAATATTTGATAAAAGAGTACCGCCTTGGACCTGTTGATATTGGCAGTGAAGTGATGATTGGTGCGAATTCAACCATCCTTCCAGGGGTACGTATTGGTGACGGAGCCATTGTTTCCGCTGGGACACTTGTTCATAAAGATGTCCCAGCAGGTGCATTCGTTGGCGGCAACCCGATGCGGATCATCTATTCAAAAGAAGAAATGGAAAAACGCTGGGCCGAAGATCCGATTTATGGGAAAAAGAATAACGAATAA
- a CDS encoding nucleoside recognition domain-containing protein, translating into MINSIKKGFQVGIKTTWTLGKIIFPVTLIVALLQYSPVLPWVIEAISPMMKLLGLSGDAAIPLVLGNFLNLYAAIGAILTLDFSVKEVFILAVMLSFSHNLIVESGVAMKVGVKLWLVLVTRLGLAFASAIIINLVWQGGSETAQYGMIQAKSDEQISGIGSILLAAIEKAGLGILQLSMIVIPLMIVIQILKDLQWLKKFSNGMSPITKSLGMNENTSTTMAAGLLFGLAYGAGVVIQAVEEDGVSKRDLTLAFIFLMACHAVVEDTLIFIPLGIPVWPLFLIRIGVAIALTLIVGFFWKRSGILSRKEAEPTYEK; encoded by the coding sequence ATGATTAACTCAATTAAAAAGGGTTTTCAGGTGGGGATCAAAACAACATGGACCTTGGGGAAAATTATTTTTCCAGTAACCCTGATTGTGGCTTTGCTGCAGTATAGCCCCGTCCTACCATGGGTAATTGAGGCAATTTCACCAATGATGAAATTGCTTGGCTTGTCAGGAGATGCTGCAATACCGCTCGTCTTGGGGAACTTCCTCAATCTATATGCGGCGATTGGTGCTATCCTAACCCTGGATTTTTCTGTAAAAGAAGTATTTATTTTAGCTGTTATGCTCTCATTTTCTCATAATTTAATTGTAGAATCGGGCGTTGCTATGAAAGTGGGCGTAAAGCTTTGGCTGGTCCTCGTAACAAGACTGGGACTTGCGTTTGCTTCTGCAATCATAATCAACTTAGTATGGCAGGGAGGCAGCGAGACTGCCCAATATGGCATGATTCAAGCAAAAAGTGATGAACAAATTTCGGGAATTGGTTCGATTTTACTCGCAGCGATTGAAAAAGCGGGACTAGGAATTCTGCAATTATCGATGATTGTCATCCCGTTGATGATCGTTATTCAAATTTTAAAAGACTTGCAATGGCTAAAGAAGTTTTCAAATGGGATGTCTCCCATAACGAAGAGTCTAGGGATGAATGAAAATACTTCTACGACCATGGCTGCGGGTTTGTTATTTGGGCTCGCCTATGGTGCAGGAGTAGTGATTCAGGCAGTGGAGGAAGATGGAGTGAGTAAAAGGGATTTAACGCTCGCTTTTATTTTTCTAATGGCCTGCCACGCAGTTGTGGAAGATACGCTAATCTTTATCCCACTTGGAATCCCAGTCTGGCCGCTCTTTTTAATTCGTATTGGTGTGGCTATCGCACTGACATTGATTGTCGGGTTCTTTTGGAAACGGTCAGGCATCTTGAGTAGAAAGGAAGCAGAACCAACTTATGAAAAGTAA
- the hprK gene encoding HPr(Ser) kinase/phosphatase, with protein sequence MPKVRTKDIHERFHLELVSGEEGINRPITTSDISRPGIELAGYFEYYPAERIQLLGKTELSFFEKLSQSERITRMERLCTDITPAIIVTRGLEVPKELIEASERESVPLLQSNMKTTRFSSRLTNFLESKLAPTTAVHGVLVDIYGIGVLITGKSGVGKSETALELVKRGHRLVADDCVEIRQEDQDTLVGTSPDLIEHLLEIRGLGIINVMTLFGAGAVRSNKRITLVINLEIWDAAKQYDRLGLDDEKMKIIDTEITKITVPVRPGRNLAVIIEVAAMNYRLKRMGVNAAQQFTERLSDVIEDGEHEE encoded by the coding sequence TTGCCAAAGGTACGCACAAAGGATATTCATGAAAGATTTCATTTGGAATTAGTTAGCGGGGAAGAGGGAATAAATCGTCCGATTACTACAAGTGATATTTCTAGGCCGGGGATTGAATTGGCTGGATATTTCGAATATTATCCTGCTGAACGAATCCAATTATTAGGAAAAACAGAGTTATCCTTTTTTGAGAAATTATCACAATCTGAACGGATAACAAGAATGGAACGGTTATGCACAGACATTACACCGGCGATTATCGTTACTAGAGGACTTGAGGTCCCGAAGGAGCTTATCGAAGCCTCTGAACGTGAATCTGTTCCATTGCTGCAATCTAACATGAAAACAACACGTTTTTCAAGCCGGTTAACAAACTTTTTAGAAAGTAAGCTTGCACCGACCACTGCTGTACATGGGGTGTTAGTCGACATCTATGGGATTGGGGTATTAATTACCGGGAAAAGTGGTGTTGGTAAAAGTGAAACAGCATTAGAGCTGGTTAAACGCGGGCACAGACTTGTCGCTGATGACTGTGTAGAGATTCGACAGGAAGATCAAGATACACTTGTTGGAACCTCTCCAGATCTAATTGAGCATTTATTAGAAATTCGCGGACTAGGGATTATTAATGTCATGACTCTTTTTGGAGCTGGCGCCGTTCGCAGCAATAAACGAATTACGCTAGTTATTAACCTAGAAATTTGGGATGCCGCGAAGCAATATGACCGTCTAGGTTTAGATGATGAAAAAATGAAAATCATTGATACGGAGATTACAAAAATCACCGTTCCGGTCCGTCCTGGCCGAAACCTGGCTGTCATTATTGAAGTAGCCGCAATGAACTATCGACTAAAAAGAATGGGCGTCAATGCTGCACAGCAATTTACAGAACGCCTATCTGATGTTATTGAGGACGGAGAACACGAGGAATAA
- the ppaX gene encoding pyrophosphatase PpaX, which translates to MKSNINTILFDLDGTLIDTNELIISTYLHTLEKYYPGKYTREDVLPFLGPTLHDVFGKMDPDRVEEMVLEYRTYNLANHDALVKEFVGVMETIETLKKKGYKLAIVTTKREDVAFKGLRLMKLDSYFDVMIAYDHVKKVKPDPEPIFLALEKLGSKPEEALMVGDNFHDVLAGKNAGTKTAGVAWSIKGREYLAKYEPDFMLENMTDLLSILGEG; encoded by the coding sequence ATGAAAAGTAATATAAATACGATACTATTTGACTTAGATGGAACGTTAATTGATACCAATGAATTAATCATTTCTACTTATTTACACACACTTGAAAAATACTATCCAGGCAAATACACCCGGGAGGATGTCTTACCGTTTCTAGGCCCAACCCTTCACGATGTTTTTGGGAAAATGGATCCCGACCGAGTCGAGGAAATGGTCTTAGAATACCGCACCTACAATCTTGCAAATCACGATGCACTGGTGAAAGAATTTGTAGGTGTTATGGAAACAATAGAGACATTAAAGAAAAAGGGTTATAAGCTAGCAATCGTGACGACGAAACGTGAGGATGTAGCTTTTAAAGGTCTTCGCTTGATGAAACTTGATTCCTATTTTGATGTTATGATTGCTTACGATCATGTGAAAAAAGTGAAGCCAGATCCCGAACCTATATTCTTAGCACTTGAAAAATTAGGTTCAAAGCCAGAGGAAGCCTTAATGGTAGGAGATAATTTTCACGACGTGCTGGCCGGCAAAAATGCTGGTACGAAAACAGCTGGTGTTGCTTGGTCCATAAAAGGAAGAGAGTATCTGGCAAAATATGAACCAGATTTCATGTTAGAAAACATGACGGATTTATTAAGTATTCTCGGAGAGGGATAA